In Argopecten irradians isolate NY chromosome 11, Ai_NY, whole genome shotgun sequence, one DNA window encodes the following:
- the LOC138335578 gene encoding cyclic GMP-AMP synthase-like receptor 2, producing MSDQGELYGDSWILHYILDMMMGNQEMVAIRRKLTLVLEQIDNAGNENSKTILTGSHTEGACMKGSDYDYMFIDNNVVVICRDQDTSTTPGKTVFIMRDAHSRPGYVNLELLKVGYRVSKHLSESIVPVGDLNVISSEMYRRSLADQYSDLLQITTDESGPANTVVNEKSRIGCDTDYVRAFICNSWPREADEWVNRPRLHEWPGKGLIDQIEHDGCCLVPVGDKTSPDPFLQWRISFVTAERKLIHSIGHVQFQVYCLIKYLKKQISTRLKQIYGDADILSSYVIKTVLFYALEFTPLSFWQEKNLFLCFMLCLNILISWVKAAYCPNYFINTNNMFLGKVRDENQQKLLHFIEDLHNMTWRCLSIGTFFKPSIGEYIRLVKHGAWELVLATPARLERESDLTIILGTMANTVTATHPKLFKHLSNLFCKSESDMDEYVAFYHMTTALSYKGMETFENQSPSRGNKDNYNCLRKSKKTMTPFASVCSSPGLLILASYHYQTGNYTKTLEMCGHVILSWRVFIDHFYEEDEDRYENLYCGRGYNLIYKCQQACVSSVMFSRTCRLMCPSQLHPELDTDDYIIIPPRPYAIFLSFICYHNLGDTRRRDAALTQLQTVKHDRSQGVSKWWIVHNILGICYEMIEDKERALREYTESMGAKVGLQWKNPAKARIQQLKQTY from the coding sequence ATGTCAGACCAAGGGGAACTGTACGGAGATTCGTGGATTCTGCACTACATCCTTGACATGATGATGGGAAATCAGGAGATGGTGGCTATCAGGAGGAAACTGACACTTGTATTGGAACAGATAGACAACGCAGGGAATGAAAATTCTAAAACGATTTTAACAGGCAGTCATACAGAAGGAGCATGCATGAAGGGTTCGGACTATGATTACATGTTTATTGACAATAAtgttgtggttatatgtcgggATCAGGACACTAGTACTACCCCAGGTAAAACTGTATTTATTATGAGAGATGCCCACAGCCGACCTGGATATGTAAATTTGGAGCTGCTTAAAGTGGGATATAGGGTTTCTAAACATTTGAGCGAATCAATCGTTCCTGTAGGGGACTTAAATGTCATATCCAGCGAGATGTATAGGCGGTCATTAGCAGATCAGTATAGTGATCTACTACAGATTACGACGGATGAATCTGGACCAGCTAATACCGTGGTAAATGAAAAAAGTAGGATAGGTTGTGATACGGACTATGTCAGAGCATTTATATGTAATAGTTGGCCTAGAGAGGCTGATGAATGGGTTAATAGACCACGATTACATGAATGGCCTGGTAAAGGTTTGATAGATCAAATAGAACATGACGGTTGTTGCCTTGTCCCTGTAGGGGACAAAACATCACCCGACCCATTCCTTCAGTGGAGAATTTCTTTCGTAACTGCGGAACGCAAACTCATTCATTCTATCGGCCATGTCCAGTTCCAGGTGTATTGTCTTATCAAGTATCTTAAAAAACAGATATCTACAAGGTTAAAACAGATATATGGGGATGCAGATATTTTATCATCGTATGTAATCAAAACAGTTCTATTCTATGCTTTAGAATTTACACCGTTATCTTTTTGGCAAGAGAAAAACCTATTTTTATGTTTCATGCTGTGTTTGAATATTCTAATATCTTGGGTAAAAGCAGCATACTGCCCTAATTACTTTATCAATACAAACAACATGTTCCTTGGAAAGGTCCGTGacgaaaatcaacaaaaacttCTTCATTTCATCGAAGATCTACATAATATGACTTGGAGGTGTCTGTCAATAGGAACATTCTTCAAACCATCAATAGGAGAGTATATCCGCCTTGTAAAACATGGAGCCTGGGAATTAGTACTAGCTACACCGGCTCGGTTAGAAAGAGAATCTGATTTGACAATCATCCTGGGAACCATGGCAAACACTGTAACAGCGACACATCCTAAACTATTTAAACATCTTAGTAATCTCTTCTGTAAATCAGAATCGGACATGGATGAGTATGTCGCTTTTTACCATATGACTACGGCATTATCCTATAAAGGAATGGAAACATTTGAAAATCAATCACCGTccagaggaaataaagataactACAACTGCCTGAGGAAATCTAAGAAAACTATGACACCATTTGCCTCAGTGTGTTCAAGTCCTGGTCTACTGATTTTAGCTTCGTATCACTATCAGACCGGGAATTACACCAAAACACTGGAAATGTGTGGACACGTGATCTTGTCATGGAGAGTTTTTATTGATCATTTTTATGAAGAGGATGAAGACAGGTATGAAAATCTCTACTGTGGGCGTGGCTATAACCTTATATACAAATGTCAGCAAGCATGTGTATCATCCGTAATGTTTTCACGTACATGCCGTCTTATGTGTCCATCCCAGTTGCATCCTGAGCTTGATACCGATGACTATATTATAATTCCCCCACGGCCTTACGCcatattcctatccttcatatgcTACCATAACCTTGGTGATACCAGAAGACGTGACGCAGCACTGACTCAACTCCAGACCGTGAAGCATGACAGGTCCCAGGGAGTAAGTAAATGGTGGATTGTTCACAATATTCTGGGGATCTGTTACGAAATGATCGAGGACAAAGAAAGAGCTCTCCGCGAGTACACGGAATCAATGGGTGctaaagtaggtttacagtgGAAAAACCCTGCCAAGGCAAGGATACAACAGCTGAAAcaaacatattaa